AGCTCGGCGCCGAGCGAGTCGCGCGGAACATAGTTTGTTCCCGGCACAATCGTCAGCAAATTCGGGAACTTCACCGACTGCCCGCCAAAGCAGGCGCCGTTGACGATCGTGGGGCATCCATACTGCGCACCATCGATCAGCGACTGACCCGCCGTGCTCTGGCGCAACTGGCCATGCAGCGCGTCGAAGGTCATGCCAAAGTCGTTGAAGAACGCGAACGTTACCTGATTCACAATCGGAATCCGATACTCAAGATTCGCGACGATCTGCGTATCGCCTCCAATGGATACCATGCGGTAGATCGGCAGCGGAATCTGCACCGGACCCAGCGCCGGGTTCGTCGGATCGCGCGGAACCGAGGTCCCATCCGGGTTCGTCAGGATGTACTGAACTTTATTCGGAATGAACGTGTACGGGCCGACCGACCGAATGTCGAACCCGCGAAGATCCGACTCACCACCGCTATACAGACGATGCGTCGGCGGAGCGACCTCGCCGCCAAAGCCTGACGTATGAGCCAACTGGATGCGATAACCCAGCACATTGTGGCCCTCGCTGTTTACCCGCAGCCCCTTCATCGGGAAGAACTGACGATAGCTGGCAATCGGCGAGATGTACTTCACATTACCGCCCACGCCTGCCACCTGCATCGAAACGTTGAAGTCCTTGCCGTGATGCGGTCCAACGGCACGATCGAGGCTCGAGAAGGTAAAGCTCGGCGTCACAACCGAAGTAATGATGCCGCTCAGTTGATTCTGTCCCGCAACGCCGGACCGGAACGCAAGCGATTGAAACACGTTGGTCGTGTTCTGATTGAACGTCGTAACCGAAGACCGCGACAGTGAGTACGACAGACCGATACGCGTTACGCCGGTTCGTGAAAACAGATGCCGAAGAGGCTCGCTTGCCGAGACCGTCAACCCTGTCGTCGACTGGTTATAGTTCGTCAGCAGCGACTGTTGCGCCGTCGTCAGATTTCCCGCCGCCTGGCCGGTCGCCGACTGGCTCTTCGAAGGATTGAAGTCATACTTGCTGGCAAAGATCTGCGCGCCCAGCGAGATCGGCTTGTCCCGCAGATAAGGCTCGGTAAATCCAAGACTCAGATTGCGGGAAAGGTCGCCGATATTTGCCTGCACCGAGAGCGTCTCGCCCAGTCCCAGAAAGTTATTGGTCTCGTAGTTCAAACCAACAAAGGTGCCCGACAATCCGCTGATGCCGCCGTTCAGGCCGATCGAGTTCTTGCCCTTCTCCTTCAGCTTCAGCAACAGATCGACCGTTCCGTCATCCGTATTCTGACGGCTCTCCGAGTCTTGCTCCGCCTTCAACGCCTCAAAGTAGTTCAGCTGATTCAACCGCAGAATCGAAAGATCCCAGAGCCTGCTGTTATAGACCTGCCCTTCTTCGAGCAACAGCTCGCGCCGAATCACCTTGTCGCGCGTAATCGTATTACCCGTAAACTCGATCCGCGAGACGTAAAACGCCTTGCCTTCATCGATATCAATGTTCAGCTTGATCGTCTTATTCGCTTCATCGATCGTCGGTACAGGCGTTCCTACGAAGTTGATGAATCCCCCTTCGCCAAACGCCTTCCGCAGTTGATCCAAACCTTTGCCGAATAAGGTCGCGTTGAAGTACTCGCCATCTTTCTGCGCAAACTGCGCACGAAGAGCCTTGGTATTCGTGAAGTGGGTATTGCCGGAAAAGGTGATGCCCGCCAGCTTGTAGCGTGCACCCTCTTCCACCGGCATCAGGATGTCGATCCGTTTGCCCTTGGACGGGTGAAGCGTAAACGGGTTGATGCCGCCCGCGTCCCGGATGTGCGTCGTCGGCTCGCTGGTCAGAGCCTTGAAGTAGCCACGGTCCCGGTAAGCCTGGCGCACGCGCTCGGTGTCTTCATCCAGCTTGCTCGCGTCGAAGGTCCGCGCAAACAGATTCTCCAGGATGATCGAATGCGGAATCCCGATCGGCCGAAGGTTCTTCATTGCGGCACGCAGGGTGCGATCGTTCAGGCTGTTGTTGCCCTGAAACGCGATCTTGCCCACCTTTACGGTCGGCCCTTCTTTAATGTTGAACGTAATCGCCACAGCCGCCGGCGGAATCGTCTTCACTTCGGTCCGGATCGTGGCGAACTGGTGCCCGTGCTCTGCCAGCAGATCCCTCAGCACAACCTCGGCCCGCTTGATCTTCGTCGGGTCGTACTGGCTCTCGACCGAAAGCGGCACCTTCGCCTTCTTGAACCGGTCCAGAATGTCCGACTGCGTCACCGCGCCGAGACCCTTGTAGTTGATCTCGCGAATCGTCGGCTTCTCTTTGACGTAAATGATCAACTGCACGCACTTCGGGCTGTCGACGCGCTCAATCCGCACATCGTCGAAGTAGCCGGTATTCCAAAGCGAGTTGAAGTCCCGCTCCACCACCAGCGGGTCGTACAGGTCGTTCTGCCGGCTGTACAGCCTGGCCAGCACCGACTCCTTGGGAATTCGTCGATTACCGATCACCTGAGGCTGGCACAGCGTCTCCACATTGCCCGATACCGATCCCACGGCCTGGGCCGAAAGCGACGGGGCCGAGAGCGACGAAGCGGCCAGCGCCGTAAACGCAATCATGTACGCGGCATAAGCGATGCGGGAGCGTCTGGAGCGCGTGCACACAGTCTTGGTCTTGCTTTTCAGGGAGCTTCCGCTCTCTCGATTCACGGTAAAGATACGCACACCCTCACTGCTCTAAAAATGACGCTCGCCAGCAAAGTCAGCGAAGTCCTGATTATATGGGAGCGGCCAGCGGTTAGCGAGTTCGCCCCGTGGTTCTGGCCGGACGAACCTCAATCCAACCAACGAATTCCAGCGTGATCGTTGGACGAATGCGCCCACCCAACGGCACCCGCCAGTGGAATTAACTCTCCAACTCCGCCGTAATCGTAAATTCCTGCGCCGACCCGTCCCACCTCACCGTCAGCACGTTTGGCTGGCAGCAGACCTGGCAGTCCTCCACATACTGCTGCTTCGAGCCGCCCGACTCATCCACCGTCGTCTCCACCCACTCCCCACAACCCGCGCACTGAAACCCTGCTGCGTGCATCGCCCACCTCACTGAGCCTTCGTCTCTCCT
This Tunturibacter gelidoferens DNA region includes the following protein-coding sequences:
- the bamA gene encoding outer membrane protein assembly factor BamA translates to MRIFTVNRESGSSLKSKTKTVCTRSRRSRIAYAAYMIAFTALAASSLSAPSLSAQAVGSVSGNVETLCQPQVIGNRRIPKESVLARLYSRQNDLYDPLVVERDFNSLWNTGYFDDVRIERVDSPKCVQLIIYVKEKPTIREINYKGLGAVTQSDILDRFKKAKVPLSVESQYDPTKIKRAEVVLRDLLAEHGHQFATIRTEVKTIPPAAVAITFNIKEGPTVKVGKIAFQGNNSLNDRTLRAAMKNLRPIGIPHSIILENLFARTFDASKLDEDTERVRQAYRDRGYFKALTSEPTTHIRDAGGINPFTLHPSKGKRIDILMPVEEGARYKLAGITFSGNTHFTNTKALRAQFAQKDGEYFNATLFGKGLDQLRKAFGEGGFINFVGTPVPTIDEANKTIKLNIDIDEGKAFYVSRIEFTGNTITRDKVIRRELLLEEGQVYNSRLWDLSILRLNQLNYFEALKAEQDSESRQNTDDGTVDLLLKLKEKGKNSIGLNGGISGLSGTFVGLNYETNNFLGLGETLSVQANIGDLSRNLSLGFTEPYLRDKPISLGAQIFASKYDFNPSKSQSATGQAAGNLTTAQQSLLTNYNQSTTGLTVSASEPLRHLFSRTGVTRIGLSYSLSRSSVTTFNQNTTNVFQSLAFRSGVAGQNQLSGIITSVVTPSFTFSSLDRAVGPHHGKDFNVSMQVAGVGGNVKYISPIASYRQFFPMKGLRVNSEGHNVLGYRIQLAHTSGFGGEVAPPTHRLYSGGESDLRGFDIRSVGPYTFIPNKVQYILTNPDGTSVPRDPTNPALGPVQIPLPIYRMVSIGGDTQIVANLEYRIPIVNQVTFAFFNDFGMTFDALHGQLRQSTAGQSLIDGAQYGCPTIVNGACFGGQSVKFPNLLTIVPGTNYVPRDSLGAELQVILPVVNAPFRIFYAYNPLRLYKTVPQQLAVPNSGPDNVNTFKSYFPSDGAGQFSYQQALQFYGADYILREPRKTFRLTVSTTF
- a CDS encoding CPXCG motif-containing cysteine-rich protein, yielding MHAAGFQCAGCGEWVETTVDESGGSKQQYVEDCQVCCQPNVLTVRWDGSAQEFTITAELES